The following proteins come from a genomic window of Anopheles ziemanni chromosome 3, idAnoZiCoDA_A2_x.2, whole genome shotgun sequence:
- the LOC131285390 gene encoding tetraspanin-9-like yields the protein MVLGYAFRERILLGLQDQMYQSLDVYGRRRMTTVSWDMTQEDLQCCGVEDYRDWNDRIPDSCCMDDYGARKRPCQQLQTSLTIYRIGCYEATVKALRNNSLLLAGAVCLLLVAIIPATIMAYYMLTTI from the coding sequence ATGGTGCTCGGTTACGCGTTCCGGGAGCGTATTTTGCTCGGACTGCAGGACCAGATGTACCAGAGTCTGGACGTGTACGGGCGCCGCCGGATGACGACCGTCTCGTGGGACATGACGCAGGAGGATCTGCAATGTTGTGGCGTCGAGGACTATCGTGATTGGAACGACCGAATCCCGGACTCGTGCTGCATGGATGACTACGGGGCTCGGAAGCGACCGTGCCAGCAGCTGCAGACCTCGCTGACAATCTACCGGATCGGATGCTACGAAGCGACGGTGAAGGCGCTGAGAAACAATAGTTTGCTGCTAGCGGGCGCGGTCTGTCTGCTGCTGGTGGCGATTATCCCGGCGACCATCATGGCTTACTATATGTTAACTACCATCTAA
- the LOC131287216 gene encoding tetraspanin-11-like, translating into MGSGGRMDCCGQCVKYSMFVANFVIFIGGAIVFGLGVWTLVDKHFINELLGTNLFSGAVYVLIATSALVCLLSFFGCMGAAKEYKCMLLTYFILVFLIFVTMLIGGILGYVFREKVSLTMADEMRSSMSLYGSRRSITTAWDETQERLKCCGVKSYRDWKSDIPLSCCQRTLDGHKPCIENPSPQNIYINGCLEITSNYIRDNAAIVGGAGISVALLLIFGMIFSCSLFRMIE; encoded by the exons ATGGGATCCGGGGGCAGAATGGACTGCTGCGGGCAGTGCGTTAAGTACAGTATGTTCGTGGCGAATTTTGTGATCTTC ATTGGCGGTGCGATCGTGTTCGGTTTGGGTGTCTGGACGCTGGTGGACAAACACTTCATCAACGAGCTGCTCGGGACGAACCTGTTCTCCGGTGCGGTGTACGTATTGATCGCCACCTCCGCCCTGGTCTGCCTGCTGTCCTTCTTCGGCTGCATGGGCGCCGCAAAGGAGTACAAATGCATGCTGTTGACG TACTTTATCCTGGTGTTCCTCATCTTCGTGACGATGCTGATCGGTGGCATCCTCGGGTACGTCTTCCGGGAGAAGGTGTCGCTCACGATGGCCGACGAGATGCGCTCGTCGATGAGCCTGTATGGCAGCAGGCGCAGCATCACCACGGCCTGGGACGAGACGCAGGAGCGGTTGAAGTGCTGCGGCGTGAAGAGCTACAGAGACTGGAAGAGCGACATTCCCTTGTCGTGCTGCCAGCGCACGCTCGACGGGCACAAGCCGTGCATCGAGAATCCGAGCCCGCAAAACATCTACATTAACGGCTGCCTGGAGATCACGTCAAACTACATCCGGGACAATGCGGCGATCGTTGGCGGTGCCGGCATCAGTGTGGCCCTGCTGCTCATCTTCGGCATGATATTCTCCTGCTCGCTGTTCCGGATGATCGAATAG